One Gracilimonas sp. DNA window includes the following coding sequences:
- the hisC gene encoding histidinol-phosphate transaminase: MTTKTGKPLVPSNIETLKPYVAGKTIAEVADLYKPKKIAKLASNENRLGCSPKVKNAIDQAFKEIQDYPDPVARKLRAAIAERNGVKSENVLLASGSESIISILCKTFFLNRENAVTADATFVGFFVQIGVRGVHLKRIPMTSGYRYDVKAIANAIDENTKMVYIANPNNPTGTYINKDEFEWFMQQVPEDVLVVMDEAYFEYAKDVKDYPQALDYDYENIIVLRTFSKAYGLAGFRVGYAIADEELISNMMKTKLTFEPTTLGQAAALAAYNDHEFLQKSVEVVEESKNRLYQFFDKHNVEYVKSISNSVMMILPSEQEAIDLTQSMLEKGVILRRINAFGLPNCIRITVGLSEEMDHFEQSFLEVTKK, translated from the coding sequence ATGACTACAAAAACTGGTAAACCGTTAGTACCCAGTAATATAGAAACCCTAAAACCCTATGTTGCGGGTAAGACCATTGCAGAAGTAGCAGATTTATACAAACCCAAAAAAATAGCCAAGCTTGCTTCTAACGAGAACCGATTGGGGTGCAGCCCCAAAGTAAAGAACGCCATTGATCAGGCGTTTAAAGAAATTCAGGATTATCCTGACCCTGTTGCCCGCAAACTAAGAGCCGCTATTGCTGAACGAAATGGAGTAAAGAGCGAAAATGTATTATTGGCTTCTGGATCGGAAAGCATTATCTCTATTTTATGTAAGACCTTTTTTCTGAACCGGGAAAATGCGGTAACTGCAGATGCCACCTTTGTTGGGTTTTTTGTGCAGATTGGTGTTCGTGGCGTTCACCTTAAACGGATTCCGATGACATCGGGGTATAGGTATGATGTAAAAGCTATTGCCAATGCCATAGATGAGAATACTAAAATGGTATATATAGCTAATCCTAATAATCCTACTGGTACATATATCAACAAAGATGAATTTGAGTGGTTTATGCAACAGGTTCCTGAGGATGTGTTGGTAGTGATGGATGAAGCTTATTTTGAATATGCAAAAGACGTCAAGGATTATCCTCAGGCACTGGATTATGATTATGAAAACATCATAGTGTTAAGAACCTTTTCTAAGGCGTATGGCCTTGCAGGATTCAGGGTAGGATATGCAATAGCTGATGAAGAACTCATCAGTAATATGATGAAAACAAAGCTTACCTTTGAACCTACAACTTTGGGGCAGGCAGCAGCTCTGGCCGCATATAATGATCATGAGTTTCTGCAGAAAAGCGTGGAAGTTGTTGAAGAGAGTAAAAACAGGTTGTACCAGTTTTTTGATAAACATAATGTTGAATATGTGAAATCGATCTCAAATTCAGTGATGATGATCTTACCTTCAGAACAAGAAGCTATAGATTTGACTCAGAGTATGTTGGAAAAAGGGGTGATATTGAGACGAATTAATGCCTTCGGATTGCCAAACTGTATCAGAATTACAGTTGGACTTTCAGAGGAAATGGATCACTTTGAACAATCGTTTTTAGAAGTAACTAAGAAGTAA
- a CDS encoding SDR family oxidoreductase produces MSKTILITGASRGIGYETALKLASENHTVIATARSKDKLQELSKAANNGQIISTPADLTKPEDIKKLADAVAGTNGLDGLINNAGVVHREAFMDTDIEVFKKLMDVNVYGIVRLTQAMKTHLKKGSHILNISSMSGYQGSLKFGGLSAYGTAKAAVVGLSEVMSAEFTDENIAVNCLCIGAVQTEMLAEAFPGFEAPVSPQQMGDYIANFILTGHQFYNGKVLPVALNDPG; encoded by the coding sequence ATGAGTAAGACGATATTAATTACTGGAGCCAGTCGTGGCATAGGATATGAGACTGCACTGAAATTGGCTTCAGAGAATCATACAGTTATTGCTACAGCACGTTCTAAAGACAAGCTTCAGGAATTATCAAAAGCTGCCAACAACGGACAAATAATTTCAACCCCAGCAGACCTTACCAAACCAGAAGACATCAAAAAATTAGCTGATGCTGTTGCTGGAACTAATGGTTTGGATGGTTTGATCAATAATGCCGGGGTTGTTCACCGTGAAGCATTTATGGATACAGATATCGAAGTGTTCAAAAAGCTTATGGATGTAAATGTATATGGAATTGTGCGCCTGACACAAGCTATGAAGACCCACCTGAAAAAAGGAAGCCATATACTGAATATTTCTAGCATGTCTGGTTATCAAGGTAGTTTAAAGTTTGGTGGGCTTTCAGCTTATGGAACTGCAAAAGCAGCAGTAGTTGGCTTATCCGAAGTAATGAGTGCTGAATTTACAGATGAAAATATCGCCGTAAATTGTTTATGTATTGGCGCTGTGCAAACCGAGATGCTTGCTGAAGCTTTTCCCGGTTTTGAAGCTCCGGTTTCTCCCCAACAAATGGGAGACTACATTGCCAATTTTATATTAACAGGTCATCAGTTTTATAATGGGAAGGTTTTGCCTGTAGCTTTAAACGATCCCGGATAG
- a CDS encoding GDSL-type esterase/lipase family protein, giving the protein MANKKATDEEKGILEQFMLPFYHITKRIPLFPGKNDIKSEAGLFGITEGELKEYRENYDENARQAALEILKEDEIVDCLDKIPMDGEETIVAFGDSNTEDAQGWFTILKHVLEISVEKANFKFLNAGVSYNTTAEALRRIDRDVVVHEPDWVIVALGTFDAQRLNIAPDRTLLPLSETWENIETIQSVLESRVENPLIWVTPAPVIDEMLEENLLYDFTIKPEDLGPVQDVVSGKQGAIVDPSANRMGKGEPNAWNYLPDGLHHSLSGHMETAKAIIKKLAEPKS; this is encoded by the coding sequence ATGGCGAATAAAAAAGCTACTGACGAAGAAAAAGGAATTCTGGAGCAGTTTATGCTGCCTTTCTATCATATCACAAAACGAATTCCCCTTTTTCCTGGAAAAAATGATATTAAATCGGAAGCCGGTTTATTTGGCATCACAGAAGGAGAGCTCAAAGAGTATAGAGAGAATTATGACGAGAATGCCCGGCAAGCAGCCCTTGAAATTTTAAAGGAAGATGAAATTGTAGATTGTCTGGATAAGATTCCAATGGACGGAGAAGAAACCATTGTAGCATTTGGTGACTCCAATACTGAAGATGCACAGGGTTGGTTTACCATTCTGAAGCATGTACTGGAAATTTCAGTTGAGAAGGCGAACTTCAAATTTTTAAATGCGGGTGTGTCTTACAATACAACAGCTGAAGCTCTGCGCCGGATTGACCGGGATGTTGTTGTTCATGAGCCGGATTGGGTAATTGTAGCTCTTGGAACTTTCGATGCCCAGCGTTTAAATATTGCTCCTGATCGTACCTTGCTACCTCTTTCAGAAACCTGGGAAAATATAGAGACCATTCAGTCTGTTCTGGAATCAAGAGTAGAGAATCCACTGATCTGGGTTACCCCGGCACCTGTGATTGACGAGATGCTGGAAGAAAACCTGCTATATGATTTTACGATAAAACCGGAGGATTTAGGTCCGGTTCAGGACGTGGTTTCAGGTAAACAAGGAGCTATTGTGGACCCTTCCGCAAACCGAATGGGCAAAGGAGAGCCGAATGCATGGAATTACCTCCCGGATGGTTTGCACCATTCATTATCCGGACATATGGAGACGGCGAAAGCGATAATTAAAAAATTGGCCGAACCTAAAAGTTAA
- a CDS encoding NAD-dependent deacylase, translating into MPDQKIVVISGAGISAESGLATFRDSGGLWEGYDINEVASIQGWEKDPENVLNFYNLRRKQAAKAEPNAAHHALADLENFFEVSIVTQNVDDLHERAGSKQVLHLHGELKRARSVEDESIVIDIGSDPIKMGDTAEDGAQLRPHVVWFGEMVPMIEPAAIEVSTADILIVVGTSLVVYPAAGLIDYAKPSIPKFIIDPSNPQLYDFDEWTHFKENAGSGVQKLADKLKKEYI; encoded by the coding sequence ATGCCTGATCAAAAGATCGTAGTAATTAGCGGGGCCGGAATTAGTGCAGAGAGTGGTCTCGCTACATTTAGAGATTCTGGTGGTTTATGGGAAGGTTATGATATTAATGAAGTAGCCTCCATTCAAGGGTGGGAAAAAGATCCCGAAAATGTTCTCAACTTTTACAATCTTCGACGCAAACAAGCAGCAAAAGCAGAACCTAATGCTGCTCACCATGCTTTAGCTGACCTGGAAAATTTTTTTGAAGTTTCCATTGTAACTCAGAATGTTGATGACTTACATGAACGGGCTGGCTCAAAACAGGTTCTTCATTTACATGGAGAATTAAAAAGGGCACGAAGTGTTGAGGATGAATCTATTGTAATTGATATAGGTTCTGATCCAATCAAAATGGGAGACACAGCGGAAGACGGAGCTCAGCTTCGGCCACATGTAGTATGGTTTGGCGAGATGGTTCCTATGATTGAACCTGCAGCAATAGAAGTTTCGACAGCAGATATTTTGATTGTGGTGGGTACTTCTTTAGTTGTGTATCCTGCTGCAGGCTTAATTGATTACGCAAAACCAAGCATCCCAAAATTCATCATAGATCCTTCAAATCCCCAGCTCTACGATTTTGATGAATGGACTCATTTCAAAGAAAATGCAGGTTCAGGAGTGCAGAAATTAGCAGACAAACTAAAAAAAGAGTACATATAA